A window of Chlorocebus sabaeus isolate Y175 chromosome 14, mChlSab1.0.hap1, whole genome shotgun sequence contains these coding sequences:
- the SPMIP9 gene encoding protein SPMIP9, translating into MAGVKYPGQDPVDLDIYQSSHMVDYQPYGKHKYSRVTPQEQAKLDAQLRDKEFYRPIPNPNPKLTDGYPAFKRPHMTAKDLGLPGFFPSQEHEATWEDECKFTSTCHFTYPASHDLHLAQGDPNQLLRSADFPCLLDPKHQPAAEIAKGYLLLPGCPCLHHHIVKVPILNRWGPLMPFYQ; encoded by the exons ATGGCAGGTGTGAAATACCCGGGACAG GACCCTGTGGATTTAGACATATACCAAAGCTCCCACATGGTCGACTATCAACCCTACGGGAAGCACAAATACTCCAGGGTCACGCCGCAAGAG CAGGCAAAGCTTGATGCTCAACTCCGGGACAAAGAATTTTATAGGCCCATCCCTAACCCCAACCCCAAGCTAACGGATGGGTACCCTGCTTTCAAAAGACCCCACATGACTGCCAAAGACCTGGGACTTCCTGGCTTCTTCCCATCACAGGAACATGAGGCCACATGGGAGGATGAGTGCAAGTTCACCAGTACCTGCCATTTCACATATCCAGCTTCCCACGATCTGCACCTGGCCCAGGGTGACCCCAACCAGCTCCTCCGGAGTGCTGACTTTCCGTGCCTCCTGGATCCCAAGCACCAGCCTGCTGCAGAGATAGCCAAAGGCTACCTGCTACTGCCAGGGTGTCCCTGTCTTCATCACCATATAGTCAAGGTCCCTATCTTGAACCGGTGGGGACCCTTGATGCCATTTTACCAGTAG